AAGGAATCATTACGGTGAACTATCCCGACAATAAAGACGCGAAAGCGATAGTCCGCATTGCCAAAGGGAGCGTTAAATATGATTATGCGCTGGTCAAAGGCGGACGTTATCCGCTGCAGCTTGGAAACGGCAGCTACAGCGTTCTGATTGCGGAGGCGGCGGAAGGCAGCAAATATAAAGTCATCGCGCAGGAAAGCTTGGATTTAAAGCTGGATAACGAAAATGCCGTATTTTTACAATCTATCCCGATGATCGATTGGAAGCCGGAATCGAAACCGGTCGTCGAAGCCAAGGCATTAACTGCCGGCGGCGGGTCGGACAAAGACAAAGTTGCCGCAATCTATGCTTATATTACCAAGCATTTTACATATGATTACGAGAAAGCGAGCGGCGTGGATGCCGGTTATCTCCCTCAGCTCGACGAAATTTACGATGCTTCGAAAGGTATTTGTTACGATTTTGCGGCAACTTTTGCCGCAATGGCGAGAAGTGTCGACATTCCGACCCGTCTCGTTATGGGGTATGCCAACGAAGCGCCCGATACATACCACGCTTGGAATCAAGTTTTTTTGAAAGAGAGCGGCGAGTGGATCACCATCGATACTACATATGACGCCGTCCGACTGCAAAACGGACAAGAGACTCCGTTGGTAAAAGATGCGAAGGATTATACCGTCAGCAAAATATATTGATACGCCGCTTGTCAAACATCCCGAATACCGATACCCGCCTTTGTTTCGAGGCGGTTTTTTTGCGTTGTTTAGAAAAAGTTCAGATCCATATTTTAGAATGCTACAGGGGCCTTAAAAATCCAATTTTATGCAGAAGGAGGGGGACGGATGGAAAAACGGACATGACCGGAACAATCGGTATCTTAAATAAGGCAACTAGACCGAGAAAAAAATGGGACGAAGAGGAGAAGGAGAGGCGTTGAGAAGCAAATGCTAAAGAGAAAGATCAGCACAATGCTGGTCGCACTTATGATTTTAATGCAAGTTTTGAACGGATTCGGCTTGGCTGTGGCCCGAGCTTCGGCTATTCCGGAAAACATTTTGACCAGCGTGACGATGGCGGTCTACGACAGCCAAGGTCAGGTAGTAACGGACAACGTTTACGAGCAGGGCTCCAAGGTACGGCTCGACTACGCGTGGTCGCTGCCAAACGGTCATGGCTACCGTGCGGGGGATACATTTACGTTTTCGCTGCCGCAGCAATTTTTATTGTTTAACGATTTTGGAGGTCTGTTGAAAATCGATGACGACGATGTCGGAACGTTTCAGGTAACTGCAGCCGATCATCGGGTCGCGATGACTTTTAACGACTACATCGAATCGCATTCCTACGTTCATGGCATTCTCACTTTCAACACGCAATTCGACGTTAAGCAAATAACGGGAAGCACCACCCAGACAATCGTCATTCCGGTCCACGGCGGCGATCAGGTGTTTACGCTTCGATTCAAGCCAAACGCGGTATCGACGATAGATAAAAGCGGCGCACCCGATGGCTTTAATGCCAAAAATATCAATTGGTCCGTCGACGTGAACAAGATGCTGGATTCCGTGCAAAACGCGGTGGTAACGGATCCGATTCCGGCCGGGCTTTCGGCGCCGGTCACAGTGGCCGTTTATCAATTGAATGTGAATCTGGACGGAACGGTAAGCCAAGGCGCGCCTGTGACACCCGATCGTTATACGGTGGATACGACCGGAAATTTGCTGAAAGTCAGCTTTAAGGACGACCCTATGCAGAATGCATACCGCATCCGGTTTACGACGCCGATCAACGATATGGATAAAGTCTCGTTTATCAATACGGCAACATTCGCAGGCAGTAACAAAACGCCGGCGAGTGCAACGGCTACCGTTAACGTTCAGTACGGAAGCGCGTTGGCCAAGTCAACAACCGATTATGATTCGAAGACGCAAACCGTCGGTTGGTCCGTCAAATACAATTACAACGAAAAGACGATAGCGCAAACGGATGCGGTCTTAACCGATTTGTTCAACGATACGCAGCAATTGGTTGCGGGTTCGCTTCATGTTTATCCGATTACGCTGGACGCGTCCGGCAAAGAGACGCGGGGCGGCGAGCTGACCGAGGGTCCCGCCGGCCAATACACGGTGACTCCGGAAAACGCTGCGGGCAAGGACGGCTTCAAGCTGCAATTCAACCATGCCGTAACCTCTGCGTACGAAATCATTTACCAAACCCGCGCGGTCGGCCGGGTCATCGATGACGCAAAAATTACGAACAAGGTTACCTCCGCAAGTGGAGGAAGCGGTACCGCCACCCGTGATATCACTCAGGCGGTTGTCGTCAAAAGCGTCTACGGAGTTGATTACAAAGCCAAAACGGTAACCTGGAACATTGTGTTAAACGGCGACAGCCAGCCGATGAGCGGCGTTACGCTTACGGACAGGTTCCCTAACGGAGGGATGAAATGGCTTCCCGACACTTTGGTGATTACGGATGGGACGGGGAAATTGAGCAGTCCGGCAGATTACATTCCGGATAGCAGCGTTCCGGTGGAGGAAGGTTTTACGATTGCATTTAACAATGATCTTTCCGGACCGGTGTCGATCAGCTACAAAACGGAATTTAACCAGGATTGGATCAGACCGGAGGGCAGCACGACGGATTTCGTCAACGAAGCCGTTGTCGATTGGACCGACAGTTCATCTGTAAAACGCACCAAAACGGTAACGTCCAAGTTTATCCCTAGGGATGAAGAGAAAAATAACGGGTTCAAACACGGCACCTACAATGCCGCTGCGAAGCAGCTGACTTGGACGATCGGAGTGAACTACAACGGCAAATCTCTGGATAACGCCGTTGTGGAGGATTCGCTGGAAGCGGGGCAAACGTTTGTCGGCGGCTCCCTCGTACTGTACAACATGATTATCCCGGCGAACGGAAATCCGTCCCAAGGTACGGTCGTGGACAGCACTTACTACAGCTACACGGTGAACGGCGACAACAAGCTGGTCGTGACGTTCCTGAAGCCAATTTCCGACCCGTATTTAATCGAATTTAAAGCGAGCCTGGACGGGCGGTTGATTGACAGCAAGATCAGCAATACGGCCAAGCTGTTTGACGGAACGCGACCCGTTTCCAAGAACCTGACAGGTTCGGTTAACATCCCCAACGGGGGAGAGTATGTTAACAAAAACGGTGCGCAAAACGGCGACAAAATCGATTGGACCGTCTATATCAACCGCGGACAATCCACGGTAGCCGATGCCAAACTCATCGACACGCCTTCTCAAAACCAGCTTTTGCTGCCGGATTCCTTTCATTTGTTTGCCGCGGCGGTGGCCGCGAACGGAAATGTGACCCGGGGAACGGAACTGGTTAAAGGGACGGACTATACGGTCGAGTTCAAGACGGACGATGATGGGAAGACGAGCTTCGAGTTGCGTTTTGCAAGCGAGATCAGGTCCGCTTATATTTTGCAGTACCAGTCTCTGATTGTTGCGAACGACAAAGAATCCGTCTCGAATAAAGTCGGCTTTAGCGGTAACAATGTTATCGCGGTGACCAAGGAAACGACGAAAAACATCGTGGTCGGCGTATCAAGCGGTTCCGGCACGGGCAGCGGCATAAGAGGCTCGCTCACGGTGAAAAAAGTGGACTCGGCCGACAGCAGCCTTCTGCTAAGCGGGGCGACCTTCGAGTTGTACCGAAAGTCCGGTTCGTCGGATTTGTTGATAAGCACCCTTACAACTGATTCAACCGGAATCGCGGTATTTAAACAACTGCCTCTTGGAGATTACGTCATAAAAGAAACGGCAGCTCCGGACGGTTATTTGCCTGACCCAACCGAGCATTCGGTCAAGATCGATTCTACAGCCGGATTTACTTTGTCCGTACCGAACACCAGGATAGCAACGCCGCCGGTGACACCGCCGGTAACGCCGCCGGTAACGCCGCCAGTGACACCGCCGGTAACGCCGCCGGTAACGCCGCCGGTAACACCGCCGGTGACACCGCCGGTAACGCCGCCGGTAACACCGCCAGTGACACCGCCGGTGACGCCGCCAGTGACACCGCCGGTGACACCGCCGGTAACGCCGCCGGTGACGCCGCCGGTAACGCCGCCAGTGACGCCGCCGGTGACGCCGCCGTCAACGGCGCCGGACTCGTCGTCGGATGGCGGCGACACGTCGACGCCATCGACATCGCCGTCCGGCACAACGCCGACGGGGGGCGGGGGGACACCGATTCCGCCGGCCGCACCGGCAGCGGGTGAAGCACCGAAGCCGTCGCCGGCCCCGGAACCGGGACAGGATACTTTTAT
The window above is part of the Paenibacillus hamazuiensis genome. Proteins encoded here:
- a CDS encoding transglutaminase-like domain-containing protein produces the protein MLSRALVTVLSALFLLIAAPQGIEAASAVIDKSSLGQGIITVNYPDNKDAKAIVRIAKGSVKYDYALVKGGRYPLQLGNGSYSVLIAEAAEGSKYKVIAQESLDLKLDNENAVFLQSIPMIDWKPESKPVVEAKALTAGGGSDKDKVAAIYAYITKHFTYDYEKASGVDAGYLPQLDEIYDASKGICYDFAATFAAMARSVDIPTRLVMGYANEAPDTYHAWNQVFLKESGEWITIDTTYDAVRLQNGQETPLVKDAKDYTVSKIY
- a CDS encoding collagen binding domain-containing protein, with product MLKRKISTMLVALMILMQVLNGFGLAVARASAIPENILTSVTMAVYDSQGQVVTDNVYEQGSKVRLDYAWSLPNGHGYRAGDTFTFSLPQQFLLFNDFGGLLKIDDDDVGTFQVTAADHRVAMTFNDYIESHSYVHGILTFNTQFDVKQITGSTTQTIVIPVHGGDQVFTLRFKPNAVSTIDKSGAPDGFNAKNINWSVDVNKMLDSVQNAVVTDPIPAGLSAPVTVAVYQLNVNLDGTVSQGAPVTPDRYTVDTTGNLLKVSFKDDPMQNAYRIRFTTPINDMDKVSFINTATFAGSNKTPASATATVNVQYGSALAKSTTDYDSKTQTVGWSVKYNYNEKTIAQTDAVLTDLFNDTQQLVAGSLHVYPITLDASGKETRGGELTEGPAGQYTVTPENAAGKDGFKLQFNHAVTSAYEIIYQTRAVGRVIDDAKITNKVTSASGGSGTATRDITQAVVVKSVYGVDYKAKTVTWNIVLNGDSQPMSGVTLTDRFPNGGMKWLPDTLVITDGTGKLSSPADYIPDSSVPVEEGFTIAFNNDLSGPVSISYKTEFNQDWIRPEGSTTDFVNEAVVDWTDSSSVKRTKTVTSKFIPRDEEKNNGFKHGTYNAAAKQLTWTIGVNYNGKSLDNAVVEDSLEAGQTFVGGSLVLYNMIIPANGNPSQGTVVDSTYYSYTVNGDNKLVVTFLKPISDPYLIEFKASLDGRLIDSKISNTAKLFDGTRPVSKNLTGSVNIPNGGEYVNKNGAQNGDKIDWTVYINRGQSTVADAKLIDTPSQNQLLLPDSFHLFAAAVAANGNVTRGTELVKGTDYTVEFKTDDDGKTSFELRFASEIRSAYILQYQSLIVANDKESVSNKVGFSGNNVIAVTKETTKNIVVGVSSGSGTGSGIRGSLTVKKVDSADSSLLLSGATFELYRKSGSSDLLISTLTTDSTGIAVFKQLPLGDYVIKETAAPDGYLPDPTEHSVKIDSTAGFTLSVPNTRIATPPVTPPVTPPVTPPVTPPVTPPVTPPVTPPVTPPVTPPVTPPVTPPVTPPVTPPVTPPVTPPVTPPVTPPVTPPVTPPSTAPDSSSDGGDTSTPSTSPSGTTPTGGGGTPIPPAAPAAGEAPKPSPAPEPGQDTFIEVDTELPPEGAPPAGTQPGSETETLIDVDVPEVPLGTVPVEEIEQQETLPQTGEASSLYVEIIGCVLILLGVVLRRRLLRSE